A DNA window from Hevea brasiliensis isolate MT/VB/25A 57/8 chromosome 2, ASM3005281v1, whole genome shotgun sequence contains the following coding sequences:
- the LOC110664645 gene encoding receptor-like protein kinase FERONIA: MYRTSSMNPWSFSIFTLLYLCAAFESISCASNNSSSSLDKIVLNCGSAGSFSFNGKNWTGDVGSSFLPADYQRSSISVPLTLINGEVPKIPYSTARVSRFNFTYAFPLSPGFKFIRLHFYPASYATLKSITDADFSVVSGRYTLLNNFSPSVMADTLELVYFTKDFVINLWENLLNITFIPSSGAYAFVNGIEIYNFPANFYNYTYNQISVHHEPAFEMLHRVKVGRHDAFSDDLWEWLDDSSYIMGSMSGTVIFTDDEITGEPWNMGDYAAPIYLYDSARTMGSDDAINMSYNLTWTFLVDSGFKYLVRLHLCEISHEVTGVNQRVFTVYINNQTVEDSLDVIALAGAPLVAIYRDYTIVVPEGIGGKQKLWLALHPNPESSPKFENAILNGVEIMKLSDENNNLAPYFEPRFGKRKKIRVSVVLGAVLGCLGGIFVSCLAVYQWTKRNSSCFEVSQLHPISRDHRKSNMPVLRSSSLCREFTLADVRVATKNFSEVLVIGVGGFGKVYKGSIDGGATQVAIKRKSPESHQGLQEFQTEIDLLSTFRHLNLVSLLGFCQENNEFILVYDYMAGGTLRDHLYKRRHPPLSWNQRLKICIGAARGLHYLHTGTKHSIIHRDIKSTNILLDEDLEAKVSDFGLSRLGPTTASSSYVNTDVKGTLGYLDPEYYRSRKLSSKSDVYSFGVVLLEVLCARPVVVEEEEYKVSLAEWALRCHGSGNFGCIIDPLLRGKIAPRSLITFMEITVKCLADRRTQRPSIGDVLHSLELSLHVQESTDATVDLEDHYSHRMYTTVI, translated from the coding sequence ATGTACCGGACTTCTTCAATGAATCCTTGGAGTTTCTCTATCTTCACCCTTCTATACTTGTGCGCTGCTTTTGAATCCATAAGCTGTGCATCCAACaactcttcttcttccttggaTAAAATTGTTCTCAACTGCGGATCTGCTGGGTCCTTTTCATTTAATGGAAAAAACTGGACTGGTGATGTAGGCTCCAGCTTCTTGCCTGCCGATTATCAGAGAAGTTCGATTTCTGTACCATTAACACTGATTAATGGTGAAGTTCCCAAGATTCCATACTCTACTGCACGCGTCTCTCGTTTTAATTTCACCTATGCTTTTCCTCTTTCCCCTGGTTTCAAATTCATCCGCCTTCACTTCTATCCGGCTTCCTACGCCACCCTAAAAAGCATCACCGACGCTGATTTCTCTGTGGTCTCGGGTCGTTACACTCTGCTAAACAATTTTAGCCCTTCTGTTATGGCAGATACTTTGGAATTAGTTTACTTCACTAAAGATTTTGTTATTAACTTGTGGGAGAACCTATTGAATATCACTTTTATCCCATCATCCGGAGCTTATGCCTTTGTCAATGGTATAGAAATTTACAACTTTCCAGCCAATTTCTACAATTATACTTATAATCAGATATCTGTTCACCATGAGCCAGCCTTTGAGATGCTTCATAGAGTCAAAGTGGGGCGTCACGACGCTTTTTCTGATGACCTCTGGGAGTGGCTAGATGACTCCAGCTATATAATGGGATCTATGAGCGGCACTGTCATTTTTACGGATGATGAAATCACTGGGGAACCTTGGAACATGGGGGACTACGCCGCTCCCATATATCTATATGATTCAGCCCGGACGATGGGCAGCGATGATGCTATTAACATGAGCTACAACCTGACTTGGACATTTCTTGTAGATTCTGGTTTCAAATATCTTGTTAGGCTTCATCTTTGTGAGATTTCACATGAGGTAACAGGGGTGAATCAGAGAGTGTTCACTGTTTATATTAACAACCAGACGGTAGAGGACAGTTTGGATGTAATTGCTTTGGCAGGAGCACCACTTGTGGCAATTTATAGAGACTACACCATTGTGGTTCCAGAAGGGATAGGAGGGAAGCAGAAACTGTGGCTAGCCCTgcatccaaacccagaatcaagtcccaaatttgagaatgcaatactaaatggagttgagatcatGAAACTTAGCGATGAGAATAACAATCTTGCTCCATATTTTGAACCAAGATtcggaaaaagaaagaagattcgAGTCAGTGTCGTCCTTGGAGCCGTTTTAGGTTGCCTTGGTGGAATCTTTGTATCTTGTTTGGCTGTATACCAGTGGACAAAAAGGAATTCTTCCTGTTTCGAAGTCTCACAACTGCACCCAATATCCCGTGACCACAGGAAATCAAATATGCCAGTGCTAAGATCATCTTCCCTCTGCCGCGAGTTCACATTAGCAGACGTCAGGGTGGCCACCAAAAATTTCAGTGAAGTTCTTGTGATTGGTGTGGGTGGTTTCGGCAAGGTTTACAAGGGTTCGATAGACGGCGGAGCTACCCAAGTTGCCATCAAGCGCAAAAGTCCGGAGTCCCACCAAGGGCTACAGGAGTTTCAAACTGAAATTGATTTGCTCTCAACATTTCGTCACTTGAACCTGGTTTCCTTACTCGGCTTCTGCCAAGAGAACAATGAATTCATTCTAGTCTACGATTACATGGCCGGTGGAACTCTCCGTGATCATCTCTACAAGAGACGCCATCCACCATTATCATGGAATCAAAGGCTCAAGATTTGCATTGGTGCTGCTCGAGGATTACACTATCTTCATACCGGCACAAAACATTCAATTATACACCGTGACATCAAGTCTACCAATATATTGTTGGATGAGGATTTGGAGGCCAAGGTCTCGGATTTCGGACTGTCGAGGTTAGGCCCCACTACAGCATCAAGCAGTTATGTAAACACTGACGTTAAGGGTACTCTGGGATATCTGGATCCTGAATACTATCGAAGTAGAAAGCTAAGTAGTAAATCAGATGTCTACTCTTTTGGCGTGGTGTTGCTTGAAGTGCTATGTGCAAGACCAGTGGTGGTGGAAGAAGAGGAATATAAGGTTAGCTTGGCCGAATGGGCCTTACGTTGCCATGGAAGTGGTAACTTTGGTTGTATCATCGATCCACTTCTAAGAGGAAAAATTGCTCCTCGGTCTCTCATCACATTCATGGAAATTACGGTAAAGTGCTTGGCTGATCGACGAACTCAGAGGCCATCGATAGGAGATGTGCTACACAGTCTGGAATTGTCATTGCACGTACAAGAGAGCACAGATGCCACGGTGGATTTGGAAGATCATTACTCACACCGAATGTATACAACGGTAATTTAA
- the LOC110664643 gene encoding receptor-like protein kinase FERONIA produces MKPCSKSLHIIIFLQFCFSLYLKDSLCADKIPYVPIENIALDCGSSGLKTLSFDGRDWTGDVRSKFVAFNRHTNSTVSTASSMDPGVPQVPYETARLFYSEFTYIFNVTPGPKFVRLHFYPYPYSGLDASKAFLSVSCGHYTLLTNFSASLEANYKNEYIFFKEFIIHVQNDSLHLTFSPSSNASDAFAFVNGIEVVSMPLNLYVRGEDAPLPFVGYPASPIRLDNTSALETVYRINVGGDDVSPQSDTGMFRTWKPDDKYIFGAAVGIWAYDFDLNVRYTPTVPAYTAPVDVYRTGRSMGPSAEINLNYNLSWYFPVETGFIYLVRLHFCELERNMTKINQRVFSIYINNQTAEDKADVIAWSGGQGIPLYKDYIAMFPEVRERIQDLWLELHPNTESILKSQYYDAILNGLEIFKLSNYGGDIAGLNPPQKQGSLVNPSSRSSGSSKKRLLIIFGCSVSGVVLAFLILCVLAFWITAASERKKKSKTRHAQSLCRYITMKEIKAATNNFDQAHVIGTGGFGLVYKGYLDSGVTAVAIKRGNQASIEQGFCEFLAEIKTLSLLRHHNVVSLMGYCHDEQEMILVYEYMPNGTLFEHLHFVNKPQKSPLSWIQRLQICIGAAQGLCYLHTGLKLEIVHRDVKTSNILLDDNWVAKISDFGLSKIGLTSGSTKVKGSIGYLDPEYCRFQILSNKSDVYSFGVVLLEVLSAKFVVNPSAAEENNHNEDDEDALSFVEWALNCHEKAEWDQLIDPHLEGKISPASLAKFMEITQKCLAERGLDRPSMNEVLWNLELALELQMHEHSEDRNITLESVGNSDPTPGVEFSEIMNPVGR; encoded by the coding sequence atgaaaCCTTGCTCCAAGTCCTTGCACATTATTATCTTCCTACAATTCTGTTTCTCCTTGTATCTCAAGGATTCCCTTTGTGCAGATAAGATTCCTTATGTTCCCATAGAAAATATTGCACTAGATTGTGGTTCCTCTGGTTTGAAAACTTTGTCCTTCGATGGCCGGGACTGGACTGGCGATGTCAGATCAAAGTTTGTGGCTTTCAACCGGCACACGAACTCTACAGTATCGACGGCCTCTTCCATGGACCCTGGAGTCCCTCAAGTTCCTTACGAGACCGCTCGGCTATTCTACTCTGAATTCACCTACATCTTCAATGTCACACCCGGCCCAAAATTTGTCCGTCTTCACTTCTATCCATATCCTTATTCTGGTCTGGATGCATCCAAAGCGTTCCTCTCAGTTTCTTGTGGTCACTATACCCTCCTTACCAACTTCAGTGCTTCTCTAGAAGCCAATTACAAAAACGAATATATTTTTTTCAAGGAGTTCATAATTCACGTGCAAAACGATTCACTTCATCTGACGTTTAGTCCTTCTTCGAATGCTTCTGATGCGTTTGCCTTTGTCAACGGAATTGAAGTTGTTTCGATGCCATTGAATCTCTACGTACGAGGCGAGGATGCTCCTCTTCCTTTTGTTGGGTACCCTGCATCGCCAATCAGACTGGACAATACATCTGCACTAGAGACAGTTTACAGAATCAATGTGGGAGGCGATGATGTTTCTCCCCAATCAGACACGGGGATGTTTCGCACTTGGAAACCGGACGATAAATACATATTTGGAGCTGCTGTGGGAATTTGGGCATATGATTTTGATCTTAATGTTAGGTACACACCAACAGTGCCAGCATACACTGCACCTGTTGACGTATATCGCACCGGCCGTAGTATGGGACCTTCTGCTGAGatcaatttaaattataatttaagttGGTATTTTCCTGTTGAAACTGGTTTTATCTATCTTGTCAGGCTCCATTTCTGTGAGCTTGAGCGGAATATGACAAAGATAAACCAGAGAGTATTTTCTATATACATCAATAATCAAACAGCCGAGGATAAAGCTGATGTCATTGCATGGAGCGGTGGGCAAGGTATTCCCCTGTACAAGGACTACATTGCAATGTTTCCAGAAGTAAGAGAAAGGATTCAGGATCTTTGGCTGGAGCTGCACCCCAACACCGAATCTATATTGAAGTCTCAGTACTATGACGCGATTTTAAATGGGTTGGAGATATTCAAATTAAGTAATTATGGTGGAGATATCGCTGGACTCAATCCACCCCAAAAGCAGGGATCGCTAGTTAATCCGTCCTCAAGATCATCCGGAAGTTCAAAGAAAAGACTACTAATCATTTTTGGCTGCTCGGTCAGCGGAGTTGTCTTGGCATTCCTTATCCTGTGCGTGCTTGCTTTTTGGATCACAGCAGCAAgcgagagaaaaaagaaaagcaagACAAGACATGCCCAGTCACTCTGTCGCTATATCACTATGAAGGAGATCAAAGCAGCAACTAATAACTTTGATCAGGCACATGTTATCGGTACTGGTGGGTTTGGTTTGGTTTATAAAGGCTACCTGGACAGTGGGGTGACTGCAGTTGCCATCAAGCGTGGCAATCAAGCGTCCATTGAACAGGGTTTCTGTGAATTTCTCGCAGAGATTAAGACGCTTTCTCTCCTTCGTCATCACAATGTTGTTTCTTTGATGGGTTACTGCCATGATGAGCAGGAGATGATCCTTGTGTACGAGTATATGCCCAACGGTACTCTGTTCGAGCATCTTCATTTTGTTAATAAACCACAAAAATCACCTCTGTCATGGATCCAGCGACTCCAGATATGCATTGGAGCTGCGCAAGGTCTATGCTACCTCCATACAGGATTAAAGCTTGAAATCGTCCATCGCGATGTCAAGACCAGTAACATCCTGTTAGACGATAACTGGGTAGCCAAGATTTCAGATTTTGGCTTGTCCAAAATAGGCCTTACCAGTGGAAGCACCAAAGTTAAGGGTAGCATTGGGTATCTGGACCCAGAATACTGCCGCTTTCAGATATTGTCGAACAAATCTGATGTTTACTCTTTCGGAGTAGTGCTGTTGGAGGTGCTTTCCGCAAAGTTTGTGGTGAATCCTTCTGCAGCTGAAGAAAATAATCACAACGAGGATGATGAAGATGCTTTAAGCTTTGTTGAGTGGGCCTTAAATTGCCACGAAAAGGCAGAATGGGATCAACTCATTGACCCACATTTGGAAGGAAAAATTTCACCGGCATCTCTTGCAAAGTTCATGGAGATCACACAAAAGTGCTTGGCAGAACGGGGGCTAGATCGGCCATCGATGAATGAGGTGCTTTGGAACCTAGAGTTAGCACTAGAACTGCAAATGCATGAGCACAGTGAGGATAGAAACATAACTCTGGAGTCGGTGGGAAATTCTGATCCGACTCCAGGAGTGGAATTCTCTGAGATCATGAACCCAGTTGGaaggtaa